The Ziziphus jujuba cultivar Dongzao chromosome 5, ASM3175591v1 genome segment GATGTGCTTTGTAGCATTATTACTGCTATCTTATggaattaaaataaacattatctTGAGAAATAAGTTTTAGGCCATATTGCATTTCTCTTTCACAAGTGCTTCCATTGCCAAATGTTGTTTAGCAGCACATGGTTTCGTGGATGCCCACCATACAAAGTTTCTTCTTTCCAAATTTCCCATAGATAATAAACAGAAAGTTGATCAAAGAACTAGAAAAATGAACAAACATCACCATCCGGGTAATTGAAATATTGGGTTTGGTCATTGAaacgaaaattaaaaatagaattttaatctGCTCTATTCATTTACCTTATTGATCTACTTTGTGACCCAAAAATACGTTAGTCAAAAAAGCAGGCTATTCTTCAAAGAGTAAATGGAGTTTAGACTGCCTGTTTAATAATAATGTCAACAAAGTCTAAAAGATAGATACCCTACCCTAACCATCTGAACTTTATAGCTATCATAGTCAGAGTAGAAAAATAGAAGTTTGGCAAGAGATTCGGGGAAATTGTGTAGAAGCTGCTGTTGATTCAAAGAATGAATTTCATTAAGCCCTATTTGGTAAATGCCAAAGTTATGGAGGTATCATGCTAAGATTCCTAAGAAactagtttttatatttttcttaagatacaaaacttgatttAATTATCTATTAGTCCTAACGTTCTTATTACTAATCAGTCCTAACATTTCTATTGGTAACCAAACATAACAAGAGgaaaattgatttcaaaaaactaattcAGTTTCCTCAGCAAATTGAATCTTAAGAATCCATTTTCCTCCAAAAATTTACACTCCCCAAATTGGCCTCAAAGAATTCACCAAATCACCAACTATATAGGTTAAAACAATTGTAGCAAAGTTCAAATGTCCATTTTATTGCAAAATACAAGCCGAAAAGCAACAGCATATTACAAAATACCTCGGTTAAATCATTGttaattgattaagaaaattctAGAgcacaaaaaaattgataatgaaCAAATTCTATTTAGCAGTTCgacagaagaaaaaataaaaaaaataaaaattagtgggTACATTTGACCGGAGTCGAACTTATATCACACAGTTAAATCGAATCAGGTTAAACAAGTTCAAGAGCTCTAGTGAGCCACACTAAGAGTAGCAAAGAAAAGCAATCGTTCATCCAAGACAGCAAACTGCTAAATGATTCCCAATAGCCAGAAATTCAACAATTCTTAGTGATAGTTTTTACAGCTTTCGTGAAAGTCGAAACAAGAAATCGAGCCTTCCAGATAAAACCAACTAAAATCCAAGAGCCTCATTATTCTATGTCATCCCAAGTGAATGAGTTTAAAGAACTTGTCCAGATGCTAGTCCCTTTGGTAACTTTCTGGTCTACACTCTACATACCAGGTGTATGAGAAATTATCACACATTCAACAAGCTACAAAAATCTCTATGATTGAGTTTCACTCTTCAGTAATCTAATAGCAAAAAGTTCTTGAATCTTCAAAAAACCGGAAAACACAACATCAGATTACCAATTTGGAAACGGGTGAATTCGAATCTTCCTGTACTGCATCTGTGGGCAGGACCACAATAAGCAAACACAATTAGAGAAGAACACTATGATATCCTATTGATATTGCAAATTACATTATGACATAATATCTCCCTTCACCGAAATGTACCATACCAAAACGATGTTTCAGCGACTACTAGTCTGGTCCAATCTCTTTCTCAAGTCATCAGAACAcatggaaaaagaaaacttcATAATGAAAATTGATCAAACAAATAATCAGAACCCATGTAGCAAACCTGAAAAAATTGTGCCTTATATAATAACAATTTCTTTTCCATCTAAAGTGGACccccaaaaaacagaaaatttacTATTAAACTTGATTCAACCAACCCTTTATCCTACACTTTTTAGGATCAGAATAATTCTATCTACAAGGGGTCCTcagcatgaattttttttttctatgccaGTTACTTCTATCCACAATTCTATACCCTAGCCTGCTGCTTAACAATGctattcttattcataatttctTTACCATCTAAAGTGgaccaaaaacaagaaaatttacTATTAAACTTAAATCAACCAAGCCTAAATTTATCCTATACTATTTGGGATCAGCTATTTCTATCAGCAGGGGGCCCTCAGCATGAACTTTTTTCTATGCCAGTTAATTCTAACTATAAGCTATACTCTCATGTTGAATGTATTCAAACCGTTTGGTATAAATCTTTCTAAAATTTCGCAATTAGAGaatctttaaaaacaaaatcacatacaaaaataaatttccccccaaaaaaaaaagaaaaaaaataccatttcGTGCAATAGGAGCTTCACCGTAGATGGCTTTGAGCCTGGCAAGAGGGATCAAAGCCTCGTGGCTTTCTGATTCGGCGAAAAGCTGTTGCTTCCAGTCCCACATGGTCTTCTTCATGGCTTTGTTGGACTTGACGAGCGAGTCCTTCTCGGCCTCTAGGGCCTCGATGTACTTCTGCTGGTTCACCGACCTCACGCCCAGTGCCACGAACGAACCCACCAGGCACACGTTGATTACCGTGTTGTTGTTCACCGCTCTGATCACAGCGTTCGCGATTCTATTCGCTACCTCCATTTTTGGGAGGGTTTCTCTGAGGTTTTGGGGGTTCTCAGCTCTTCTGCAATAATGCAACTTCACGTTGTTTTCGACAACGGGGATAATGGGCCTGAACCCGCTTGAATGAATCTGGGCTTACTACCACAGCCCATTCAGTAAACGGGCCGCGTCATTTCTGgatctgtttttttgttttggcgtGCTTGTCACGTCCCTATTTGCAATTGATTGCAAAAATCGCAAAACTTAGGCGCGTACGTTCACGCGCACGAAAGGCGGGAGCCTCCCACGCTCAATTCAACCtcatcactctctctctctctctctctctctctctctgtaactcactttctctctctctctctctctctctctctttcaaggTCTTCCTTCGTATCTGCATATACGAATGCTTATTGGCCAGTCCAGTAATGCTCGGAGAAAATCGCCAAAATCGTCGCTCTCAATCTTCCACCGAAGAGAATTAGGGTTTTCTCCTATTCACTGACTCGATGGACGAGGCCGCTCTGCAACTCGTATCGGAAATTGGAACACAACTCGGCCAACAAAGTCGTCCGATTAAGGGTTTCATTGTCAAATCGCTTCGAgtaagccatttttttttttaaaactctttTACCTTTGGCACatacataatatttatatatatgcatgtatgcaTTCATTGCGAATTGAAATGGATTAGTAATGCgtattttcctttattatttattattttgtttctttttaattttgtttttctaattagTGTTTGGTCGTGAATTTCATTacgatgatggtgatgatgctatttgattctttttatttttattattattattatttttttctgtttgttaTGGATGCATTTTCTTGTTTCTGTTGCTGTCTTGCTTTTTCTGCCACCAAAAGCTTGCTGGGTTTTAGCTTTATTTGCTTAGTAAAAGCAATCCAAATATTATTTGCGGAGTTGTTATTTTAGTGATTTTTATatgtgtattttaaattttaacaagtGCTTTTCCTGTTACTTCTTAACTAAATACTTTTTTTCcttgtggttttattttttttcccagtgCTAACCATGTTTTGCGTTGCCTCGTAGTGGTTTATTAAGGATTGGACAAATAAACTTTTCGAATGTGTGATTCTCATATTTTTCAATGCACGTTGTGAATATTTCTAGAACATAAGTCAAACAAGCGGTGGATATTTTGAGGCCAGAGGTGAGATAAAAGAAGaatgaaattgtgaagaaatatatgatcaaatatcggtttatgttgttgttttgctaatatatatttaaatatctgTCGCTGTTGTTATTCTTtggttgttttaattattttgttttatttttaaatttcattttatgatttttattgtgTTTGTTTGTAGCAAGCTGCAAGTGCTTTATCGCAGTTGGAACAGCCTAATTTTCCAGATGCAACCAAAAAGTTGGAAGCTGCTAAAAAGCTAGAAGCTGGAATAAAACCCTTGAAGAGATCTATCATTCATGGCTTGCTTCAACATAAAGATAAGGATGTTCAGCTTCTAGTTGCAATATGTGTTAGTGAAATGTTTCGTGTTCTGGCACCGGAACCACCTTTTGAAGACGAGTATCTGAGGGTAAATTCTTTTAGATATTTGTAAATGGTTTTATCATATTGATGAAATCTGGTTGTATGTTTTTTGTATATACATCCATGATATTCCTTTCTCTTAGCCTCGCGGCatatgttggttttttttgaagGATTTCACCCTATTCTGATTGCTGCATGTTTTACAAATCTTCATTTCAGGACATTTTTAAACTTATCCTCAATACTTTTGCGGAGCTAGCTGATACCACGAGTCCGTTTTTTTCAAGAAGGGTTAAAATTATAGAGACTGTCTCAAGATGTAAATGCTGTGTAATAATGTTGGATATTGATTGCAATGATCTAGTTATGGAGATGTTCAATATCTTTTTCTCTGTTGTGAGGTTATAATCTACTCTCTTCATTTTATCATACATCTTTCTTTTGctgaacattttttcttttatgttcaaGTCAACAAATTAATATGGGATTTATCATTGAgaaacattgaaggaagatgCATTTATAGGGATTGCAATTATATGACAAGATATAAGCCTCTGTAAAACTCTTGCTGATaccattttctatttcttaGATGTTTATAAGGTGCATTTTCGTGTTTTCTATTATATTGTGTTTTAGTAGATTTATCCCTGAGATGTGAGCCTCATTTGAAATTCATCATTCCAATTGCATCTGTTTTTTCCCCCCTGCAGAGAGCATCATCAGAAGAGTTTGATTAGTGATATTTTGTCTATAATGAGTCATATTCTGCACGAGGAAGCTTCTGAGCAACTTTTGGATGTGATTTTGCGAAATCTTTTGAAGGAAGATAAGGCGAGTGTTGGAGTATGCATATTTTACCTTAAAGTCATTTATAGCAATATTCCTTGAAGTCATTTATAGCAATAATCCTTTGTGGCATAAACTAGTAATATATATGGGTGTGAGTACAAACAGATCTTAAAGTGGTGGGGCTCAACTAAAACAGTTGCATTCATGCTTCTTTAGCCTTTTGCATTGGATGCATATATGATTTCTGATGATGTAATATGCTATCATATTGAATAATTGTCCCCTTTCTAAGTGTACTGTTTCTTTGCTTTTAATTTCATGGttgaaattaggaaaggaatacTTTCCTTCTTCTCAATAATTTGCTTTCTGGTAATAATGAAAGTTTTGTATGCATAATCTCCTAGTCAATGAATACATGTGTATGTTTGTGTGTTGTGTGTCTGTGTCTGTGTTGCTTTTCTAATTTTGCAAGAAGGTAATATTTTGAAAAGTATCTAACTTGCAATGGAAGCATTGTTAGAAGAGAGAAACAGGGAATGCGAGACAGGGAGAGGACAGAAGTAGGGTTGGAGAGGGATAGAAGATTTACATTCTAGGATTTAGGTAAATGAATGCACATTATTCCTTTTTTGTTAGAGGTGTTATTCTTCGTAGCTATTCCTTTCGGTTTGCACATATTTTGTCTCAATAGTTGTGTGTTACCTTGCAATAGGACTTTGCATAAGCCTGGTTTTAAGAATGACTTGAATTTATGTTTTCAATTGTTCTATTGCACTTCCAGAATGATTTAGTTGTAAGTATGGAATGCATTTATGCATTGGGAAGTgattttttactattattattatattgacttttatgtcattttatgttttgttcttttttcttaaatggGTCATTGCTTAACTTCAAATCAACTtcatttccttaattatttttgttgtttccaTTTCAGGGAACACCATCTGCTTCTTCTAAGCTAGCTATTTCTTTGATTCAGACTTGCTCAGAAAACCTTGGGCCCTTTATTTGTGGGTTTTTAACATCTTGCATTTTGGATAGAGATGCTGTAGTGAGTGAGTTGAAAGAATTTTACCACGAAATCATCTTTAGAATTTTCCAGTGTGCTCCTGAGATGCTTCTTGCTGTTATTCCAAATGTGACTCAAGAATTACTGGTATGTCTTCTGTTTCGGTTTGTTGGGTCTTACTTTATCACGTCACCTCTTTACAAGTAAAGAAGCCTGAGGAAtgcattttatttctatttagaCCTGTATATGTgtcattatataattattaacttTATGATTCTATTTGTAGACTGATCAGGTTGATGTCCGAATAAAAGCTGTTAATCtgattggaaaatttttttcattGCCTGAGCACCGTATTGCTCAAAAGTACCATGATCTTTTCATAGAGTTCTTGAAAAGATTCTCTGATAAATCTGCAGAAGTTAGAGTTAGTGCTCTTCAATGTGCTAAAATTTGCTACATGGCCAATCCCTCTGGGCCAGAATCAGAGGATGTTCTCAGTAAGTTGCTGAGCAAATTTACTTTCTAAATTGTCCATGGCTTCTAATTCTGTACTGTATAATCTGACTTtacctcatttgtgaatttGAGCAGCTGCCCTTGAAGGTCGACTCCTAGATTTTGATGATAGGGTGAGAATGCAAGCAGTGATTGTTGCCTGTGATCTTGCCAGGTCTAACCTGAAAATTTTCCCACCCAAATTAATATTTCAGGCTATGGAAAGGCTTCGTGATAAGAAGGTATATCTATTGTAGAAACTTTATTTTTGGTGGATAAACTCCTAATGTTTTGTACCAATGTATTCTTGATTTATGTGCAGATACCTGTTAGAAAAAAGGCCCTGcagaaattgatggaattataTTGTGATTATTGTAACAAATGTTCTGAAGGCCTTATGGGAATAAGTGACAACTTAGAAAAAATCCCATGCAAAATTTTGATGCTTTGCTATGATAAAGACTGTAAAGAGTTCAGGTTTGCTTATTCACATATGACTTGTGTTAAACCTAGATCATAGTTTTAAAATGTCAGATGTAAAGATTCTTGATATCTTTCAGGTCCCAAAACATGGAACTAGTTTTGGCAGAGGATTTATTTCCTCCTTCACTTTCAGTTTCGGAGAGGACAAGGCATTGGAtccatttgttttctcttttcacTCCTCATCAGCTGAAGTCACTGAACTCTATATTATCACAGAAAAGAAGGTACCATTGTAGTAGGATATAGAACCAGCAAACTGCTATAGTTTATTGTGCTCTTCTAACTTTTATAAGGTGATGCTTTTAGGTTGCAGAATGAGATGCAAACTTATTTGGCtctaaaaaagaaagagaaggtaATTTGTGGTTGGGCATCTTTGGAATTCTCTCTTCCTTCCTCCATCAATGTTGTGATGTATTCATGAATACTTTAATTCAGCCAAGTTTTTGTGTCTTGGAATCTCACTCTATATAGATTTAGGAGGTTCAAAATGCTTTGGATGCTTACATCTGTTGTTACACTTTtggattttaataattttacccGAAAGTTAATTCATAGGTGTCTTAAACTGAAACAGTTACTATAGGTTTACATGGTATTTACTTTCATATAAGATGGATTtaatacttttctttttatttttgctttgtttgtttttcttttttttaaaatttttaaaatttatttattttttaaataaatatttgtttattacaTTGTGGAGTGTTCTATGTAGTTGACTGGTGATATCGTGCAACCAACAAATTATTTTGTGGTTCTTGCATGGATTctttactttaaaaaatgaatCAATGGATATTTGTTGCAGGAGAATTGTCTGGAAGAGATGCAGAATAGATACAGAACGTCATTCATGAAAATGGCAGCTTGCTTTACAGATCCTTCCAAAGCAGAAGAGTGCTTTCTGAAACTGAACCATATGAAAgataataacatttttaatacACTGGCCCATTTATTAGATGAACTACACTATACAAATTCACAGACCATCAGAGTATGTTAActacttattaatttattttctttctagttTTAGTCAAAAGATACTATATGTCTAGAAATTGTCTCATCAGGAAATCCTGATGAGATTTTTGTGCAGACGCAAGCATATCCAATTAAGGATGCACGGCTATTTCAAAATACACACGTATCCTTAATTGGATACACTTAGATCTGCATGAAAATTGCATTAGAATGTCCTGATGAGAGAAGGACTACTATCTTGTCTCTCTCTGTTCCTCTTAAATTTGGTGCTGTGGCTACCTCATCCCAAAGTGCACTGGAAGTTATCATATTGAATATGGAAGAAGACTCAAGGTTGCCCTATTTGGATGGCCGATAGAAAAGATTAGAATAGGCATCTCATTCCAACAAATAAGATTGATAGTAGTAACTATTcccaattttaatataataattttatttttaatttatttgagtttcttTTAGATCATTAGTTAAGAAAGGTAGCATATgcgatacatatatatattttctctctGTGTGTGTTTTGGCCCTGATCGCTTATGAGATGGTCTTAGTCAAGTGCATTCCTATTTCTCTGTATGGTCTTTGTTCTGTATGTTTTATATGTATAGATCGTAAAAATATAAGTATGTGATCCTGCATTAGTTATCCTCTTTCTGTAAAAAGTCTTTATTGTCTGAATGCatggtataattttttttatttctttttctcactCATTTTTCTTTACAGGCTAAGTTTCTGAATATGATAGGGAATAAACATCAAAATTTAGAGTTTCTGCGAACGCTTTCGTTGAAGTGCTCTCATAATATATTCAGCTCAGAGCATGTCAGCTGTATATTAGATCATCTTTCAAgtaatagaaacaaaaattttgaggCTTCTTCTGTCAGATTTCTTCAGGTATGAAATATTGCTGTTGAATGGATTTGACTTCTCTTCATCCAAAGATACAGAGTTTTAGAAATAACTTAAATTGTAGGGTTTCTTTCCACCAAGAGTATGATAACAAAACTTTACAAATATTGTCAGGATTATATGTTTAACAAAAATGGTACAGATGGGCCACCGTACCATTGTGCATCAGTGTGGCCCAACTGTACCAGTATAAGCCAATATTGTAAAGAGTGCAATAGTCTGAAAAGATTGTGAAGGGCTTAATTGCTTATGTAtttaaggagaaaaagaaaaagaaggatgaAGCATAAAAGTAGCTGTGGCATGtctttaattaacaaaaatttctCTTTCAGTGCGCCTGTGTTTGAAAGAGTTGTTTCCAAGAACCTCTTAGGCAATTACCTATCAAATGattatggaattaaattatcCAAACTTGGATCTCAAATTTTGGAAGTCGTATTAAGGGAAATGCTAATTTAATTGCCTTGTAGTTGAACAATTAAAATGTCCTATTGATTAGAATTGTATATTGGTGCCCAAAGAATCGGAAGAACCTCTGAATGCTATGGAAATTTTCAGTAGATATTGTATTGTTTAATATCATTATGGGGGAAAGAAGGCAATTTTTGGTGAGTGAAACCAACATATGTTTTTTCCATGTATGCATCATGGCTTAAACAGTATAATTTAGTGTTCTTTCTGCCTTAGATTATCAGATGCTTAACTAATGGTTTACTTGTACACCTATTGTTTCCCTTTTACTGGCACTGACTCATTCAACCTGAATTACTTTCTTGCCTTCTTGTGAGATCAAACCTTGAGAGAAGTCAGTTTCCAAAACTGTATGGGATAGCGAGGCCACAATAGAAAGCAgggagaaaataaattttcaaatcttatttcatgtgtttaaatttttataagaaaagaaagagtgTGGAACAATCAAAAGAACAAAAGTTTGCATGTTGAATTGGTAGTATGATGGATAGTTTCTCTCGTGTTGTCTTTCAGTGTACAGCGTACTTGTAGTTTAGgtattcattaaatttaatgATGTCTGTATGATATTTGTAGTATACTAATTTCTATGTTCTGCCACTTCATCTTGGCCCAGACTGTTACCAGCCTTTTCCCTATGCTCCTGAAAGGTTCAGAAAAGCAATTTCAGAATTTGTTAGAAGAAAGTAATACAGTTGATGATAAGTTGATTGAAGTGTTAGCAATAGCAGGTCCTCATATATCTGTTAAACTCAGGTAATTAGTGCAGTCTATTTTATCACTGTGTGGATGCTCAAAATTTCTCTAAAACATAGTGCTGTACCATGAAGTAATAATGAGAAAAGGCTACCTTCCTCTTACCTAATATATATTGCTCAATCATTTCCTTCATTGGAATTTCTTTGATAGGCAAGGAACTTATTTGAAAGCAACCGATAATGCTTCAAATGTATCATGTATATCATGTACGAGGGCTTAATTAGTTATGACTTATTCCATAAACAGTTTCTGCTTCTCAACCAGTCCTTGTATGTTGTCGATATGACTGGgtaaatttgtaaatatttctCCTCTTCTGGCTTTCATATGCATGCTGTGGTTGTTGGGCTTGCAAATCTTCttctcattcttcttcttcttcttcttcttttttttttttttttttttttttttttttttttaaattttttttttaatacttttcatCAGTTTTCCTAGGGCAACCTGATACGATAAATTTCTTACGTAATTTCTTCCTTCTCCACCCTTAGTTTGCATTTGCAATATACTAGGGTTCTGATAcattttgaagtttgaaatgaggattacgtgatatcaattttcttttattcttaattaactgAAAGTGATGGCTTGCCTACAGTTTGGAACCTAGGAGGTTTTGCCATTGCAAGGCTTTTGGCGCTGTAATCTTTAATCTTTTCTGTGTTGGTTACTTGGTTATGATGAGAATTTGTATTCAAATCTAAAGCTTTTCCTTCTTGTTTAATATaaagctattttttttaaatgcatttaTTTTCTTAGTTGTTAATTGGAATTGctgcaaaattttattttcattcttgTTATTGTAGTGAAATTTACCCTTTTTTGGAGAGATTATGTTTGGAAGGAACTCGCATGCAGTCCAAGTTTGCAGTTTCAGCAATTGCTGCATTAACAGACTCTTCTAAGCAATTAGTTTTTTCAAATCTATGCAAGGTACACTTATCGTGACATTTTGGTGGCAGATTCTATTGAAAGTTGGAATGCATGGTATTAGTCTTCTGATTGTGTTGGTTTTATTGGTATATTGGGTCTGCTTTTAGCAATTTAAGTTTTTGATATTGATGGTAACTTAAAATGTTATTAGAGCTCTGGCTGTGAATCCAGTTCTTAACAACTTAAGCTTTTGGACTTGATGGTTTTGTGACGTGTTGTTTCattttaaacattacaagatgaTCATTGTTAGAATGTCATCGTACTTATTGTTTAATAGAGTTCATAAAGACTACTGAGTTTGTATAGTTGGATTTGGTATGTTTTTAGCAAAATGTTTGCTTTATAAAAGATAATCATGACAATCACTTAGCTCAGCACTTCAATGTAATTCTAGAATTTTGTTTAATgattttttctgaaaaaatttactgagaataggtaataaaattacCAAAAGATGCCAAAGGCACAACTTTATTCATATGGACTGCAGAATGCTTCAtaaaaactaaagcaaaaaGTGATACAGGAAAGGGGAGAAATTACAGATTAGATTCTGAAATTTAAAACATTGATAAAGTTTCCTGTGGATCGCCAAGAAGAA includes the following:
- the LOC107421052 gene encoding uncharacterized protein LOC107421052, which produces MEVANRIANAVIRAVNNNTVINVCLVGSFVALGVRSVNQQKYIEALEAEKDSLVKSNKAMKKTMWDWKQQLFAESESHEALIPLARLKAIYGEAPIARNDAVQEDSNSPVSKLSVDQKVTKGTSIWTSSLNSFTWDDIE
- the LOC107421042 gene encoding sister chromatid cohesion protein PDS5 homolog B isoform X2: MDEAALQLVSEIGTQLGQQSRPIKGFIVKSLRQAASALSQLEQPNFPDATKKLEAAKKLEAGIKPLKRSIIHGLLQHKDKDVQLLVAICVSEMFRVLAPEPPFEDEYLRDIFKLILNTFAELADTTSPFFSRRVKIIETVSRCKCCVIMLDIDCNDLVMEMFNIFFSVVREHHQKSLISDILSIMSHILHEEASEQLLDVILRNLLKEDKGTPSASSKLAISLIQTCSENLGPFICGFLTSCILDRDAVVSELKEFYHEIIFRIFQCAPEMLLAVIPNVTQELLTDQVDVRIKAVNLIGKFFSLPEHRIAQKYHDLFIEFLKRFSDKSAEVRVSALQCAKICYMANPSGPESEDVLTALEGRLLDFDDRVRMQAVIVACDLARSNLKIFPPKLIFQAMERLRDKKIPVRKKALQKLMELYCDYCNKCSEGLMGISDNLEKIPCKILMLCYDKDCKEFRSQNMELVLAEDLFPPSLSVSERTRHWIHLFSLFTPHQLKSLNSILSQKRRLQNEMQTYLALKKKEKENCLEEMQNRYRTSFMKMAACFTDPSKAEECFLKLNHMKDNNIFNTLAHLLDELHYTNSQTIRAKFLNMIGNKHQNLEFLRTLSLKCSHNIFSSEHVSCILDHLSSNRNKNFEASSVRFLQTVTSLFPMLLKGSEKQFQNLLEESNTVDDKLIEVLAIAGPHISVKLSEIYPFLERLCLEGTRMQSKFAVSAIAALTDSSKQLVFSNLCKGLVESLHIGRNVPTVLQSLGCLAQYSVSAFETQNGEITQLIHEKIFQMDLSDGQSSFDDTYGCTNSCKLKIYGLKTLVKSFLPHQGTKVQRKINELLDLLSLMLQKGDTCDGVISENSFSESEKACIRLAAAKSVLQLSRRWDLHFSPEIFRFTISMAKDESSSVRRSFLDKTYKLLKEHAIPSRYACAYALATSDSLKDLKEDSFKYMAEFVREYGREARIRQTSEVQQGLIIDFPACIVIFLIHLLAHDRDYPSEDCQDEITYAKFCSPLFFVLQALLNASNVNGDMEVVKEAVLYLLCIFRAIKKAEDAVDADKTPKLHMLSDIGFSFVAAVNRSSISSSHAPGQILLPSSLYRIGPANKNDEANSRCLIIKSCLDEFFVRRVIHIFKSQISMPDSILPKHGRTYQEDRTQSDILKENLLNFPSCKVVDLTIAGTTENQKAAKQDLSIRNRRKLSASGAPESVGLHGCSILHDGASKKSKPCLEKEQLSSSCGSVPIKPCLTELHGPSQNMEANSVSLKESVGVNRRTLAENSKYSNAKYKDSCSSKDTINKGEALIGQRIRLSSPVDRCFYSGTVDGYSSLNNTHKIICDSGDVDVVCLDSESWEMISDGSLVERVVSAEDSDTFVMQQCDMGKHSSFSDPEIPLDTFGEVAAKRQKILAGVEKKKKRQKASTETFMSEVVDVNKDAVLRRSRRQKVKT
- the LOC107421042 gene encoding sister chromatid cohesion protein PDS5 homolog B isoform X1, translating into MDEAALQLVSEIGTQLGQQSRPIKGFIVKSLRQAASALSQLEQPNFPDATKKLEAAKKLEAGIKPLKRSIIHGLLQHKDKDVQLLVAICVSEMFRVLAPEPPFEDEYLRDIFKLILNTFAELADTTSPFFSRRVKIIETVSRCKCCVIMLDIDCNDLVMEMFNIFFSVVREHHQKSLISDILSIMSHILHEEASEQLLDVILRNLLKEDKASVGGTPSASSKLAISLIQTCSENLGPFICGFLTSCILDRDAVVSELKEFYHEIIFRIFQCAPEMLLAVIPNVTQELLTDQVDVRIKAVNLIGKFFSLPEHRIAQKYHDLFIEFLKRFSDKSAEVRVSALQCAKICYMANPSGPESEDVLTALEGRLLDFDDRVRMQAVIVACDLARSNLKIFPPKLIFQAMERLRDKKIPVRKKALQKLMELYCDYCNKCSEGLMGISDNLEKIPCKILMLCYDKDCKEFRSQNMELVLAEDLFPPSLSVSERTRHWIHLFSLFTPHQLKSLNSILSQKRRLQNEMQTYLALKKKEKENCLEEMQNRYRTSFMKMAACFTDPSKAEECFLKLNHMKDNNIFNTLAHLLDELHYTNSQTIRAKFLNMIGNKHQNLEFLRTLSLKCSHNIFSSEHVSCILDHLSSNRNKNFEASSVRFLQTVTSLFPMLLKGSEKQFQNLLEESNTVDDKLIEVLAIAGPHISVKLSEIYPFLERLCLEGTRMQSKFAVSAIAALTDSSKQLVFSNLCKGLVESLHIGRNVPTVLQSLGCLAQYSVSAFETQNGEITQLIHEKIFQMDLSDGQSSFDDTYGCTNSCKLKIYGLKTLVKSFLPHQGTKVQRKINELLDLLSLMLQKGDTCDGVISENSFSESEKACIRLAAAKSVLQLSRRWDLHFSPEIFRFTISMAKDESSSVRRSFLDKTYKLLKEHAIPSRYACAYALATSDSLKDLKEDSFKYMAEFVREYGREARIRQTSEVQQGLIIDFPACIVIFLIHLLAHDRDYPSEDCQDEITYAKFCSPLFFVLQALLNASNVNGDMEVVKEAVLYLLCIFRAIKKAEDAVDADKTPKLHMLSDIGFSFVAAVNRSSISSSHAPGQILLPSSLYRIGPANKNDEANSRCLIIKSCLDEFFVRRVIHIFKSQISMPDSILPKHGRTYQEDRTQSDILKENLLNFPSCKVVDLTIAGTTENQKAAKQDLSIRNRRKLSASGAPESVGLHGCSILHDGASKKSKPCLEKEQLSSSCGSVPIKPCLTELHGPSQNMEANSVSLKESVGVNRRTLAENSKYSNAKYKDSCSSKDTINKGEALIGQRIRLSSPVDRCFYSGTVDGYSSLNNTHKIICDSGDVDVVCLDSESWEMISDGSLVERVVSAEDSDTFVMQQCDMGKHSSFSDPEIPLDTFGEVAAKRQKILAGVEKKKKRQKASTETFMSEVVDVNKDAVLRRSRRQKVKT